One genomic segment of SAR324 cluster bacterium includes these proteins:
- a CDS encoding chloride channel protein gives MKWLNSSKKYIGERFKQLTQTLKISSLEKELIRLRGVSGKETFIMMLCALLIGLGCGLLAVGLNGGVHFLKHFFQTQPQHIWLIGIPAVGAGLGVFIMKSVLKDLDSHGVPSVIKSVSLGKGDLKARMIVSRFLGSLLTVGSGGSAGLEGPILCIGGAWGALLGRWLKMNERQKKLLISYGVAGAISGIFNAPITGLIFTLEILLREWSYLTILPAIISATAATELSRFIMGNKITFHFEIASFSTTSLVASIGLGILTSLVSSAFSRSLVFWEELFKKVSRYFWLRSAIGGLAVGILGYFVPDILFEGYSVTQDFLSNPIGPTLGVVLLFTCMKFIACGITLGSGGVGGVFAPSLILGSAVGMCFGLLLHLFPLTNLASDASFALIGMAGMVTGVMHGPLTGIFLVMEITRGYSLILPLMIIASTSMLMSFFLEEGSVYTRELIRQGHLVKRGSDAYVLHYLNLREILDRDFTTVPEGLLLGDFVQYFKRSRRNYFPVLDDTGNYLGVVLLDDIRPYLFNYNVYDLVTMGSIMKMWPMIECDLSIDEVLKKFEKIGSWSLPVVENGKYLGMLSKSTLFDHYRREVQISADV, from the coding sequence ATGAAGTGGTTGAACAGTTCAAAAAAATATATCGGGGAGCGTTTTAAGCAGCTCACACAAACGTTGAAAATTTCCAGCCTGGAAAAGGAATTGATCCGTCTTCGTGGCGTTTCCGGCAAGGAAACCTTCATCATGATGCTGTGTGCCCTGTTGATTGGACTGGGGTGCGGACTTCTTGCGGTGGGCTTGAATGGCGGTGTGCATTTCTTAAAACACTTCTTTCAGACTCAGCCTCAACATATCTGGTTGATTGGCATTCCTGCTGTTGGCGCGGGATTGGGCGTTTTTATCATGAAATCGGTGTTGAAAGATCTGGATTCCCATGGCGTTCCCAGTGTGATCAAAAGCGTGTCCCTGGGAAAGGGCGACCTCAAGGCACGGATGATTGTCAGCCGTTTTCTGGGCAGTTTACTGACGGTGGGAAGTGGCGGTTCCGCCGGACTGGAAGGTCCAATTCTGTGTATTGGCGGTGCCTGGGGGGCTTTGCTGGGACGCTGGTTAAAAATGAATGAACGCCAGAAAAAACTGTTGATCAGCTATGGTGTGGCAGGCGCGATTTCCGGAATTTTTAACGCCCCCATCACGGGGTTGATTTTCACATTGGAAATTTTACTGCGCGAATGGTCCTATCTGACGATCCTCCCAGCCATCATCTCGGCCACAGCCGCCACAGAACTCAGCCGTTTTATCATGGGCAACAAAATCACGTTCCATTTTGAAATCGCTTCATTTTCTACCACTTCGCTGGTGGCCAGTATCGGGTTGGGAATTCTCACCAGCCTGGTCTCCAGCGCGTTTTCCAGAAGTCTGGTATTCTGGGAAGAACTCTTTAAAAAAGTCTCCCGCTATTTTTGGTTGAGGTCTGCCATTGGTGGATTGGCTGTTGGCATATTGGGCTATTTTGTGCCTGATATTCTGTTTGAAGGTTACAGCGTGACCCAGGATTTTCTCTCCAACCCGATCGGTCCGACATTGGGAGTTGTATTACTTTTCACCTGCATGAAATTTATTGCCTGCGGAATCACTCTGGGCAGTGGCGGAGTGGGTGGTGTGTTTGCGCCAAGCCTGATCCTTGGCAGTGCTGTTGGCATGTGTTTTGGACTCCTGCTCCACTTGTTTCCGCTGACAAACCTGGCCTCTGACGCATCCTTTGCACTGATTGGGATGGCAGGTATGGTGACGGGTGTGATGCATGGTCCGCTTACCGGAATTTTTCTGGTGATGGAAATCACGCGTGGCTATTCCCTGATATTACCGCTGATGATCATTGCCAGCACATCCATGCTCATGAGTTTTTTTCTGGAGGAGGGATCGGTATATACCCGTGAACTCATACGCCAGGGACATCTGGTCAAACGGGGTTCAGACGCTTATGTTCTGCATTATTTGAATCTGCGCGAAATCCTCGACCGGGACTTCACCACAGTTCCAGAAGGTTTGCTGTTAGGCGATTTTGTCCAGTATTTCAAACGCTCTCGACGGAATTATTTCCCTGTCCTGGATGATACCGGAAATTATCTGGGCGTAGTTCTTCTGGATGATATTCGTCCCTACCTGTTCAACTACAATGTCTATGATCTGGTGACAATGGGGTCCATTATGAAAATGTGGCCCATGATTGAATGTGATCTGTCGATTGATGAAGTGCTGAAAAAATTTGAGAAAATCGGCAGTTGGTCCCTGCCCGTCGTTGAAAATGGAAAATATCTGGGAATGCTTTCCAAAT
- a CDS encoding PTS sugar transporter subunit IIA, with the protein MKKQITIPVVSEWLKVPESTLLRWISQGVIPFTMTRGQYVIEKDTLEAWAASKHIYLNRITEYEKDHQTELLIPAMEAGGCYYLEEIPSMMDLFQEVERLIDLKGKQQVPLSQLLLMRELVTPTAIGRGVAVPQPRFPLEDIIFQKPVVHTFFLKFPLDFNALDTIPVFVIFVLLCSHTGHHLEVLSQLASIIRDDDICKFLKTYPSKDEVVEQFKKIYRGAF; encoded by the coding sequence ATGAAAAAACAGATCACCATCCCCGTTGTTTCTGAATGGTTAAAAGTACCTGAATCCACGCTACTGCGCTGGATCAGTCAGGGTGTCATTCCTTTCACCATGACGCGTGGCCAGTATGTGATAGAGAAAGATACACTTGAAGCCTGGGCCGCCTCCAAACATATTTATTTAAATCGGATAACGGAATATGAAAAAGACCACCAGACCGAACTTCTTATTCCTGCAATGGAAGCTGGCGGTTGTTATTATCTCGAGGAAATTCCGTCGATGATGGATCTGTTTCAGGAAGTTGAACGGTTGATTGATTTGAAAGGCAAACAGCAGGTTCCGCTTTCCCAGTTGCTGTTGATGCGAGAATTGGTCACGCCTACCGCGATTGGCAGAGGAGTCGCGGTTCCACAACCACGATTTCCACTGGAAGACATCATTTTTCAAAAACCGGTCGTCCACACGTTTTTCTTAAAGTTTCCCCTGGATTTCAACGCGCTCGATACGATACCCGTTTTTGTGATCTTTGTTTTATTGTGTTCTCATACCGGCCATCACCTGGAAGTGCTGTCTCAATTGGCAAGCATCATCCGGGATGATGACATTTGTAAATTCTTAAAAACATATCCGTCTAAAGATGAAGTGGTTGAACAGTTCAAAAAAATATATCGGGGAGCGTTTTAA
- a CDS encoding trypsin-like peptidase domain-containing protein yields the protein MTYRCRTFLSIFIFLILQGAVVHALSGFSPEEEENIRIYQDSSPAVVNITSITVKYDFRFRPIPAEEGTGTGFLIDKKGHILTNFHVIEKAQKLLITLSDNSQLPGKVVGVDPNNDLAVLRIDAPPGQYSTLELIDSSNLMVGQKVLALGNPFGLKQTLTTGIVSALGRTIEAQNGRKIEGVIQTDAAINPGNSGGPLLNREGKVVGINTAIIGPGNFGIGFAIPANNVLKIIPDLITHGYVRRPWLGVEPIPTIHLKQLGLDVPAGILVAKVVPGASADRAGIRGASQNLVAGNYLIPWGGDIITHIDNTPITNFEELASRVEAFSPGDTVKVRLMRKRTPMEMEVTLLERPKP from the coding sequence ATGACTTACCGTTGCCGCACGTTTCTGTCTATTTTTATATTCCTGATTTTGCAGGGGGCCGTGGTTCATGCTCTGAGCGGATTCAGTCCTGAAGAAGAAGAAAACATCCGCATCTATCAGGACAGCAGTCCCGCAGTGGTCAATATCACCAGCATCACCGTCAAATATGATTTCCGATTCCGTCCGATTCCTGCTGAGGAAGGAACAGGAACAGGTTTTCTGATCGACAAAAAGGGACATATCCTCACCAATTTCCATGTCATTGAAAAAGCTCAGAAACTGTTGATCACCCTGTCTGACAACAGTCAGTTGCCCGGCAAGGTGGTTGGTGTTGATCCCAACAATGATCTGGCTGTGCTTCGCATTGACGCGCCTCCCGGACAGTACAGCACGTTGGAGTTGATCGATTCATCCAATCTGATGGTGGGACAAAAAGTGCTGGCTCTCGGGAATCCTTTTGGTCTCAAACAAACCCTCACCACAGGAATTGTCAGTGCACTGGGGCGAACGATTGAAGCACAGAATGGACGCAAAATTGAGGGGGTGATTCAGACCGATGCCGCCATCAATCCGGGAAATTCAGGAGGTCCCTTGCTCAATCGGGAGGGGAAAGTTGTAGGGATCAACACAGCGATCATCGGCCCCGGAAATTTTGGTATTGGTTTTGCGATTCCGGCAAACAATGTCCTTAAAATTATTCCTGATTTGATCACACATGGTTATGTCCGCCGTCCCTGGCTGGGAGTTGAACCGATTCCAACCATTCATCTGAAACAATTGGGACTGGATGTGCCTGCGGGAATTCTTGTGGCAAAAGTGGTTCCCGGTGCTTCTGCCGACAGAGCCGGCATCCGGGGCGCTTCTCAAAATCTGGTGGCGGGGAATTACCTGATCCCCTGGGGCGGCGATATCATCACCCACATTGACAACACCCCCATCACCAACTTTGAAGAACTGGCATCCAGGGTGGAAGCCTTCAGTCCGGGAGACACCGTTAAGGTTCGGTTGATGCGTAAACGGACCCCGATGGAAATGGAGGTCACACTTCTGGAACGACCCAAACCATAA